One window from the genome of Amaranthus tricolor cultivar Red isolate AtriRed21 chromosome 9, ASM2621246v1, whole genome shotgun sequence encodes:
- the LOC130823796 gene encoding inositol oxygenase 1-like codes for MTVIVEEPVFETQEEIKKVRLDTNELVLDAGFKIPDSKDLVSNNGFSTPDINAFGNTFRDYDAQTERQKSVEEFYKQNHIHQTVDFVKKMREEYRKLDKVEMSIWECCELLNTVVDESDPDLDEPQIEHLLQTAEAIRKDYPNEDWLHLTALIHDLGKVLVHPSFGELPQWAVVGDTFPVGCAFDESIVHHKYFKENPDYNNPDYNTKNGIYTEGCGLENIMISWGHDDYMYLVAKENGTTLPPAGLFIVRFHSFYALHKSGAYMHLLNAEDKENLKWLHIFNKYDLYSKSKVRIDVEKVKPYYLSLINKYFPSKLRW; via the exons ATGACTGTTATCGTCGAGGAGCCCGTTTTTG AAACCCAAGAGGAGATAAAAAAGGTACGCTTGGATACAAATGAATTAGTACTGGATGCTGGATTTAAGATCCCTGATTCTAAGGACTTAGTCTCAAACAATGGATTTTCAACTCCTGATATTAATGCCTTTGGCAACACTTTCAG AGATTATGACGCGCAAACTGAAAGGCAAAAAAGTGTTGAAGAATTTTACAAGCAAAACCATATCCATCAAACCGTTGACTtt GTGAAAAAGATGAGAGAAGAATACAGGAAATTGGATAAGGTGGAAATGAGTATTTGGGAATGTTGTGAACTCCTTAACACAGTTGTGGATGAGAGTGACCCTGACTTGGATGAGCCTCAAATTGAACATTTGCTCCAAACTGCTGAAGCTATTAGGAAGGATTACCCTAATGAAGATTGGCTCCACTTGACTGCCCTTATTCATG ACCTTGGAAAGGTTTTAGTTCACCCAAGCTTTGGAGAGCTTCCTCAATGGGCTGTTGTGGGCGACACTTTCCCTGTTGGATGTGCATTTGATGAATCTATTGTTCATCATAAG TATTTTAAGGAAAATCCAGATTATAATAATCCTGATTATAACACCAAGAATGGTATATACACTGAAGGATGTGGTCTAGAGAATATCATGATTTCTTGGGGTCATGATGATTACATGTACCTg GTAGCCAAGGAAAATGGTACAACTCTTCCTCCAGCTGGTCTTTTCATCGTTAGATTTCACTCTTTCTATG CTCTGCATAAATCTGGAGCATACATGCATTTGTTGAATGCTGAGGATAAAGAGAATCTGAAATGGCTCCATATTTTcaa CAAATATGATCTATACAGCAAGAGTAAAGTTCGAATTGATGTGGAGAAAGTAAAGCCATACTACCTCTCCCTCATCAACAAG TATTTCCCATCAAAGCTAAGATGGTAG